Proteins encoded by one window of Lactobacillus paragasseri:
- a CDS encoding FtsB family cell division protein, with product MQRGPRLYNALSDEERLARLRRKAARKEKEVHRVRRNRIVACFAIAILIFGLQLIMVHVQTGRINSQIQTNKTELNQVNKTNKKLKAQVADLKDPDYVAKVIRYKFYYSKSGESIYTLPDKEEDY from the coding sequence ATGCAGAGAGGGCCACGACTTTATAATGCCTTAAGCGATGAAGAACGCTTGGCGCGCTTACGGCGCAAAGCAGCTAGGAAAGAAAAAGAAGTTCATCGCGTTCGGCGAAACCGAATTGTTGCTTGTTTTGCAATTGCAATTTTAATTTTTGGACTACAGTTAATTATGGTCCATGTACAAACGGGTAGAATTAATAGTCAAATTCAAACGAATAAGACAGAGTTAAACCAAGTTAATAAAACTAATAAAAAATTAAAGGCGCAAGTGGCAGATCTGAAAGATCCTGATTATGTGGCTAAAGTAATACGTTATAAGTTCTACTATTCTAAATCTGGCGAATCAATATATACTCTTCCTGATAAAGAGGAGGATTATTAG
- a CDS encoding S1 RNA-binding domain-containing protein: MKFPIGLRLNAKVNNITKLGIFVTLPHHHHGLIFHKDFGDKWESARNKYSIGDEIRVVIINNREGKLSLSLSQVNNPDLIDPTNEFKDSKDFTPLAKLVESSTKKIADLKNSIELSDQ, from the coding sequence GTGAAATTTCCAATTGGATTAAGACTTAATGCTAAAGTTAACAATATTACTAAACTTGGGATTTTTGTGACTTTACCGCACCATCATCATGGCTTGATTTTTCATAAAGATTTTGGTGATAAGTGGGAAAGTGCTAGGAACAAGTACAGTATTGGAGATGAGATCAGGGTAGTTATTATCAATAATCGTGAGGGAAAGCTTTCGCTCTCTCTGAGTCAAGTAAATAATCCTGATCTGATTGATCCGACTAATGAATTTAAAGATAGTAAAGACTTTACTCCTTTAGCAAAGCTAGTAGAAAGTTCTACAAAGAAAATAGCAGATTTAAAGAATTCAATTGAGTTAAGTGACCAGTAA
- the ftsH gene encoding ATP-dependent zinc metalloprotease FtsH produces the protein MKNRRNRLLSNGLFYIIVFVILLAGINWAVGGSGSNGSTENIRYSQLVKDLKAGKVKSINVQPSNGVYTVTGSYKKAQKSKNQNNTGFGLIPSSQSSSEVTRFSTTMLQNDSMVKTVSDLAQKSGASISGQGESQSGTWISTIVMLVPTLIFIVMLWMMMNQGGQGRGGGMMNFGKSHVKPQDPSKNKVRFSDVAGEEEEKQELVEIVEFLKNPAKYTKLGARIPAGVLLEGPPGTGKTLLARAVAGEAGVPFYSISGSDFVEMFVGVGASRVRDLFETAKKNAPSIIFIDEIDAVGRKRGNGVSGGHDEREQTLNQLLVEMDGFEGDEGVIVMAATNRSDVLDPALLRPGRFDRKVLVGRPDVKGREAILKVHAKNKPLAPDVDLKEVARQTPGFVGADLENVLNEAALVAARRNKTEITASDIDEAEDRVIAGPAKKDTVISPEERKRVAYHEAGHAIVGLVLSDSRTVRKVTIVPRGRAGGYNIMLPKEDENIITKKQLMEQVAGLMGGRAGEEVVVGDKSTGASNDFEQATNIARGMVTQYGMTDVGMTELESPSMQSPYGTKPYSEATAAKIDEAVKEILDEGHKQAVDIIKSHRETHKIIAEALLKYETLNEKQILSLFKTGKMPENDENEFPSESKASTYEEAKAAMEKKDQQREETENKDDKEDVHPLPDDHKNIDDIPLNPPSEKKDSDEHNSDENEDR, from the coding sequence ATGAAAAATAGAAGAAATAGACTGCTTTCTAACGGTCTTTTCTATATCATAGTATTCGTGATCCTCTTGGCTGGAATCAATTGGGCTGTGGGTGGCTCAGGTAGTAATGGTTCCACAGAAAATATCCGTTATTCTCAATTAGTAAAAGATTTAAAAGCGGGTAAAGTCAAGAGTATCAATGTACAACCATCGAATGGTGTATATACGGTTACTGGATCTTATAAGAAAGCTCAAAAGTCAAAGAATCAAAATAATACTGGATTTGGACTTATTCCAAGTTCACAAAGTAGTAGTGAAGTAACTCGTTTCAGTACTACGATGCTTCAAAATGACTCAATGGTTAAGACAGTTTCAGATCTTGCTCAAAAGAGCGGAGCATCAATTTCTGGACAAGGTGAATCTCAATCTGGAACCTGGATTTCTACTATTGTCATGCTTGTTCCAACTTTGATTTTTATTGTCATGCTTTGGATGATGATGAACCAAGGTGGACAGGGTCGTGGTGGCGGCATGATGAACTTTGGAAAATCTCATGTTAAGCCACAAGATCCAAGTAAAAATAAGGTTAGATTCTCAGATGTAGCTGGTGAAGAAGAAGAAAAGCAAGAGTTAGTTGAAATTGTTGAATTCTTAAAGAATCCAGCAAAATATACTAAATTAGGTGCTAGAATTCCGGCTGGTGTTCTTCTCGAGGGTCCTCCTGGTACTGGTAAAACTTTACTTGCCCGTGCGGTTGCTGGTGAAGCTGGCGTACCATTTTATTCAATTTCTGGTTCAGACTTTGTTGAAATGTTTGTCGGTGTTGGTGCATCTCGTGTACGTGACTTATTTGAAACAGCTAAGAAGAATGCCCCAAGTATCATTTTCATTGATGAAATTGATGCCGTTGGACGTAAACGTGGCAATGGTGTTAGCGGTGGTCATGATGAAAGAGAACAGACTTTGAACCAACTATTGGTTGAGATGGATGGTTTCGAAGGTGATGAAGGTGTCATTGTTATGGCAGCTACTAACCGTTCAGATGTTCTTGATCCGGCACTTCTTCGTCCTGGCCGTTTTGACCGTAAGGTTTTAGTTGGTCGTCCAGATGTTAAAGGACGTGAAGCTATCTTAAAAGTTCATGCTAAGAATAAACCTTTAGCACCAGATGTCGACTTAAAAGAAGTAGCACGCCAAACTCCTGGTTTTGTGGGTGCTGATCTTGAAAATGTTTTAAACGAAGCTGCTTTAGTTGCTGCTCGTCGTAATAAGACTGAAATTACAGCATCTGATATTGATGAAGCAGAAGACCGCGTTATTGCAGGACCAGCTAAGAAAGACACTGTTATTTCTCCTGAAGAAAGAAAGCGTGTTGCATACCATGAAGCAGGACACGCAATCGTTGGTTTAGTCCTTAGCGATTCTAGAACCGTTCGTAAAGTTACGATTGTACCTAGAGGTCGTGCTGGTGGATATAACATTATGCTTCCAAAAGAGGATGAAAATATCATCACTAAGAAGCAATTAATGGAACAAGTTGCTGGTTTAATGGGTGGTCGTGCTGGTGAAGAAGTAGTTGTTGGTGATAAATCTACGGGTGCTTCAAACGACTTTGAACAAGCCACTAACATTGCTCGTGGTATGGTTACTCAATATGGTATGACTGATGTTGGTATGACTGAGCTTGAATCTCCAAGTATGCAATCACCTTATGGAACTAAGCCATACAGTGAAGCTACAGCTGCTAAGATCGATGAAGCAGTTAAAGAAATTCTTGATGAAGGTCACAAACAAGCCGTTGATATCATTAAGAGCCACCGTGAAACTCACAAGATTATTGCAGAAGCATTGCTCAAGTATGAAACTTTAAACGAAAAGCAAATTCTTTCATTATTCAAGACTGGTAAAATGCCAGAAAATGATGAGAATGAATTTCCAAGTGAATCTAAGGCTTCAACTTATGAAGAAGCAAAAGCTGCAATGGAAAAGAAGGATCAACAAAGAGAAGAAACTGAAAATAAGGATGACAAAGAAGACGTTCATCCACTTCCTGATGATCATAAGAATATTGACGATATTCCACTTAATCCACCATCTGAAAAGAAAGATTCTGACGAACACAATTCAGATGAAAACGAGGATAGGTAA
- the pth gene encoding aminoacyl-tRNA hydrolase, translating into MKLIAGLGNPGKKYDQTKHNTGFMALDHYLNKNNLDLDKDKFEGLWTKQKINGEDVIFLEPQTFMNDSGKSIAQVANFFKIAPEDILVIHDDMDMPIGKIRIRANGKSGGHNGIKSIMACLGTNNFNRLKIGIRHPQKESVVSWVLSPFNDEQQKLMDAAFDVSENIINDFIKGKNAQYLMNQYN; encoded by the coding sequence ATGAAATTAATTGCAGGTTTAGGAAATCCGGGTAAAAAATATGATCAGACCAAGCATAATACTGGCTTTATGGCATTAGACCATTATTTAAACAAAAACAACTTAGATTTAGATAAGGATAAATTTGAAGGATTATGGACTAAGCAGAAGATTAACGGCGAAGATGTGATTTTTCTTGAACCGCAAACTTTTATGAATGATTCCGGAAAGTCAATTGCGCAAGTGGCCAATTTCTTTAAGATTGCTCCAGAAGATATCTTAGTTATTCACGATGACATGGATATGCCAATCGGGAAGATCAGAATTCGTGCAAATGGAAAATCAGGAGGTCATAATGGAATTAAGAGTATTATGGCCTGTTTAGGAACAAATAATTTCAACCGATTAAAGATTGGAATTCGTCATCCGCAAAAAGAAAGCGTTGTTTCTTGGGTATTAAGTCCTTTTAATGATGAACAGCAAAAGTTAATGGATGCAGCTTTTGATGTTAGCGAAAATATCATTAACGATTTCATTAAGGGGAAGAATGCCCAGTATTTAATGAATCAGTACAATTAG
- a CDS encoding RNA-binding S4 domain-containing protein, translating into MRIDKFLKVSRLVKRRTVAKEMADQGRVKVNDRVVKSSYDVKVGDVIEIGFGTKQLKARVLDLRETTKKAEASDLYELID; encoded by the coding sequence ATGAGAATCGATAAGTTTTTAAAAGTATCTAGATTAGTTAAGAGACGTACAGTTGCTAAAGAAATGGCAGATCAAGGGAGAGTAAAAGTTAATGATCGAGTAGTTAAATCCAGTTATGACGTAAAAGTCGGTGATGTTATTGAAATCGGATTCGGTACGAAACAATTGAAAGCTCGTGTACTTGACTTGAGAGAAACGACTAAGAAGGCTGAAGCAAGCGATTTGTATGAGCTAATTGATTAA
- the tilS gene encoding tRNA lysidine(34) synthetase TilS → MTEFTNFFTKNNIEIKNKKFLLAASGGPDSVALFHMLVNFLPDPSEQLIVAHLDHCLRKDSYLESELLQRLTTAFKVKLIEKSWPLALHPQTGIEARAREFRYAFLANTGKKYQVDYLLTAHHGDDLIENILLKFIRSGDVAEMNSLQVVGNFNSMKLLRPLIKYSKDQLLEYDKQNDLDYIEDETNFEDDTLRNRLRHHVVPLLKKETNHLVENAYRFSESAALLSDCQSSFFESLILTVSFGKALQGRKSDLIDLNKNQLAAFFDYLIYKKWHQRVHFDEIRWSKNATFNKENFQLIFYQDYYYLINRNQLTPIDVNKKKIKLDEKFSLNGKEYMISNDKKLGNLVGYFYGAKSDFLEVGSLPQGSKLRLADGRQTKAKKKFAENGIPLILRPYCLTIWQGKNPVYVENVYQNQEYNPDFIRYNVYIYL, encoded by the coding sequence ATGACAGAATTTACAAATTTTTTTACTAAAAATAATATTGAAATTAAAAATAAAAAGTTCTTGTTAGCTGCAAGTGGTGGACCTGATTCAGTGGCATTATTCCATATGTTAGTTAACTTCTTACCTGATCCTTCAGAACAGTTAATTGTGGCACATTTGGATCATTGTCTAAGAAAAGATAGTTATTTAGAAAGTGAGTTACTACAAAGATTAACCACTGCTTTTAAAGTAAAACTAATAGAAAAAAGCTGGCCCCTTGCGCTTCATCCTCAAACTGGTATTGAAGCAAGGGCGCGTGAGTTTCGCTATGCATTTTTAGCCAATACCGGGAAAAAATATCAGGTTGATTACTTGTTAACAGCACATCATGGCGATGATTTAATTGAAAATATTTTACTCAAATTTATTCGTTCAGGGGATGTAGCTGAAATGAATAGTCTTCAGGTCGTAGGAAATTTTAACTCTATGAAGCTATTACGGCCGTTAATTAAGTATTCAAAAGATCAGTTGTTAGAATATGATAAGCAGAATGACTTAGACTATATTGAAGACGAGACTAATTTTGAAGATGATACTTTAAGAAATCGTTTAAGGCATCATGTTGTTCCTTTATTGAAAAAAGAAACGAATCATTTAGTTGAAAATGCCTATCGTTTTAGCGAAAGTGCAGCGCTACTTTCAGACTGTCAAAGTAGCTTTTTTGAAAGTTTGATTTTAACTGTTAGCTTTGGTAAAGCTTTACAAGGTAGGAAATCAGATCTAATAGACTTAAATAAAAATCAGTTAGCAGCTTTTTTTGATTATCTAATTTATAAAAAGTGGCATCAACGAGTTCACTTTGATGAAATTAGGTGGAGCAAAAATGCAACTTTTAACAAAGAAAATTTTCAATTAATTTTTTATCAAGATTATTATTACTTGATAAATAGAAACCAGTTAACGCCAATTGACGTTAATAAAAAGAAAATTAAGCTCGATGAAAAGTTTTCTTTAAACGGAAAAGAATACATGATTTCAAATGATAAAAAACTGGGCAACTTAGTTGGATATTTCTATGGAGCAAAAAGTGATTTCTTAGAGGTGGGAAGTTTACCTCAGGGAAGCAAATTAAGACTAGCTGATGGCAGGCAAACAAAAGCTAAGAAAAAATTTGCGGAGAATGGAATTCCTTTGATATTAAGGCCGTATTGTCTAACTATTTGGCAAGGAAAAAATCCAGTTTATGTTGAAAATGTCTATCAAAATCAAGAATATAATCCAGATTTTATTCGATATAATGTATATATTTATCTTTAA
- the mfd gene encoding transcription-repair coupling factor, whose protein sequence is MNITELLNKDKDLNNFINKVPKEKRSLLTGVNSGAFSAVLMQMLSTWQRPLILVEDSEDKAQMLLDELGNLLPDNMVFSFPVDATIATQTAIASPDELSQRLQTLKFLTEKRAGIVVVTPQALQYKLSDPRDFTKAKQVFKPEAEFDLDELTAWFTQAGYRRENIVARPGEFARRGDILDVYPLDQENPFRIEFFGDEVDTVKEFDAATQRSLEEKDIVSIGPALDRVFSSRNLHEAVKKIKQDMKESIAKEENVKNHFVKAIDLLEADGLPENYAFLVDYLLPKSFNLIDYLDKNGLLLFDDWQAIKKNVADVDAQNEAFISEEIKAGAMLNSQKLRHNFEQVVQKVKQAQVIFSLFQKGMGRLKFDQILNFTTREVQQFFSQMPLIKSELKRFANEENTVILQADSATRAKQITQNLVDYGVDLPIVKSDQILIKKAQITVGDFAHGFALPSLNLVYLTERELFNQRPHHRKRIKTLENAQRLRNYNELKPGDYVVHVNHGIGRFEGIKTLDVDGKKRDYITITYQHHDQLFVPADQLGLVQKYVASEGKVPHINKLGSAEWAKTKKRVQSKVEDIADDLIELYAKRESEKGFAFSPDDDLQKEFEDAFPYPETPDQLRSIREIKADMESPKPMDRLLVGDVGFGKTEVALRAAFKAIRDGKQVAFLAPTTILAQQHFETMQDRFKNLPVNCALLSRFQTPAEVKEIIEGVKNGQIDMVVGTHRLLSKDVKFKDLGLLIVDEEQRFGVKHKERLKELKANIDVLTLTATPIPRTLHMSMVGVRDLSVMETPPTNRYPIQTYVMEEMPSVVREAVLREMKRNGQVFFLHNRIDDIDKVVSRLEELIPEAKIEYIHGRMSENQMEDIMYRFSRNEFDILVTTTIIETGVDMPNVNTMIVENADHYGLSQLYQLRGRIGRSARLAYAYFLYQPNKVLTEIGEKRLSAIRDFTELGSGFKIAMRDLSIRGAGNMLGKQQHGFIDSVGYDLYAQMLDDAIKKRKGKKVAVKSNAEVQFNLEAYIPDDYIADQEQKIEFYKKIKGINDQKEAESIADELIDRFGDYPLAVENLLNVSKVKADADLAQVVAINQKSDDKLQVIFNNRASEELEGPNIFKALEHVSLRARINMDPQKRMNVMLELKKKMSTRQLFNELHVFLAAASDIVQR, encoded by the coding sequence ATGAACATTACAGAATTACTTAATAAAGACAAAGATTTAAATAATTTTATTAATAAAGTTCCAAAAGAAAAACGTTCACTTTTAACTGGAGTAAATTCTGGAGCTTTTAGTGCTGTCTTGATGCAAATGCTAAGCACTTGGCAGCGCCCATTAATTTTGGTTGAAGATAGTGAAGACAAGGCACAGATGCTTTTAGATGAACTAGGAAACTTATTACCTGATAATATGGTATTTAGTTTTCCAGTTGATGCCACAATTGCAACACAAACTGCTATCGCTTCTCCAGATGAGCTAAGTCAAAGACTGCAAACTTTGAAGTTTTTGACTGAAAAAAGAGCTGGAATTGTAGTAGTTACTCCGCAAGCATTGCAATATAAGTTAAGTGATCCGCGAGATTTTACTAAAGCAAAGCAAGTATTTAAACCTGAGGCAGAATTTGACTTAGATGAATTAACTGCATGGTTCACACAAGCTGGATATCGTAGAGAAAATATTGTCGCACGTCCAGGAGAATTTGCTCGTCGTGGCGATATTCTTGATGTTTATCCTTTAGACCAAGAAAATCCTTTTAGAATTGAATTTTTTGGTGATGAGGTTGATACCGTAAAAGAATTTGATGCAGCAACACAACGTAGCTTAGAAGAAAAAGATATTGTTTCAATCGGCCCGGCTTTAGATAGAGTGTTTTCTAGTCGTAATCTTCATGAGGCAGTTAAGAAAATAAAACAAGACATGAAGGAATCAATTGCCAAAGAAGAAAATGTTAAAAATCATTTTGTTAAAGCAATTGATTTGCTTGAAGCGGATGGACTTCCTGAAAATTATGCTTTTTTAGTTGATTACTTGCTTCCAAAGTCATTCAATTTGATTGATTATCTTGATAAAAATGGACTACTTTTATTTGATGATTGGCAAGCAATCAAAAAGAATGTTGCTGATGTAGATGCTCAAAATGAAGCTTTTATTTCCGAAGAAATAAAAGCAGGTGCAATGTTAAATAGCCAAAAATTACGACATAATTTTGAGCAAGTAGTTCAAAAGGTGAAACAAGCACAGGTAATATTTTCACTGTTTCAAAAAGGAATGGGTCGCTTAAAATTTGACCAAATACTTAATTTTACTACGCGAGAAGTCCAGCAATTCTTTAGTCAAATGCCGTTAATTAAGAGTGAATTGAAGCGCTTTGCGAATGAAGAAAATACGGTTATTTTACAGGCTGATTCTGCAACTCGTGCTAAGCAAATCACTCAAAATTTGGTAGATTATGGTGTTGATCTTCCGATTGTTAAATCTGATCAAATTTTGATAAAAAAAGCTCAAATAACTGTTGGTGATTTTGCACACGGTTTTGCACTTCCTAGTTTGAATTTAGTGTATTTAACTGAACGTGAACTATTTAATCAAAGACCACACCATCGTAAACGTATTAAAACACTCGAAAATGCTCAGCGTTTGCGAAACTATAACGAATTAAAGCCAGGTGATTATGTCGTTCATGTTAATCATGGTATTGGTCGTTTTGAGGGAATTAAGACGTTAGATGTAGATGGTAAAAAACGCGATTACATAACAATTACCTATCAGCATCATGATCAATTATTTGTTCCAGCTGATCAATTAGGATTAGTTCAAAAATACGTGGCATCAGAGGGTAAAGTTCCTCATATTAATAAATTAGGAAGTGCAGAGTGGGCCAAGACCAAAAAACGAGTTCAATCAAAGGTTGAAGATATTGCAGATGATTTAATCGAACTATACGCCAAACGTGAATCTGAAAAAGGTTTTGCCTTTAGTCCAGATGATGATTTACAAAAAGAATTCGAAGATGCTTTTCCTTATCCAGAAACGCCTGATCAATTGCGTTCAATTAGAGAAATCAAGGCGGATATGGAAAGCCCTAAGCCAATGGATCGCCTCTTAGTTGGAGATGTAGGTTTTGGTAAGACTGAAGTTGCTTTAAGAGCTGCTTTTAAGGCTATTCGTGATGGAAAGCAAGTTGCATTTTTAGCACCGACTACTATTTTGGCACAGCAACATTTTGAAACAATGCAAGATCGCTTTAAAAATTTGCCAGTCAATTGTGCGCTTTTATCGCGCTTTCAAACTCCTGCTGAAGTAAAGGAGATAATTGAAGGTGTAAAAAATGGTCAAATTGATATGGTTGTTGGTACGCATCGCTTATTATCAAAAGATGTAAAGTTTAAAGATCTTGGTTTATTAATAGTTGATGAAGAGCAGCGATTTGGCGTTAAGCACAAAGAAAGATTAAAGGAATTAAAAGCTAATATTGATGTTTTGACTTTGACAGCTACGCCAATTCCGCGTACTTTACACATGTCAATGGTTGGCGTGAGAGACCTTTCTGTAATGGAAACGCCGCCAACTAATCGATATCCAATTCAAACCTATGTCATGGAAGAGATGCCTAGTGTTGTACGCGAAGCAGTTCTTAGAGAAATGAAGCGAAATGGACAGGTATTTTTCTTGCATAATCGGATTGATGACATTGATAAAGTAGTTAGCCGATTAGAAGAACTGATACCAGAAGCTAAAATTGAATATATTCATGGTCGCATGAGCGAAAACCAAATGGAAGATATTATGTATCGTTTTTCAAGAAATGAGTTTGATATCTTAGTAACAACAACAATTATCGAAACTGGAGTTGATATGCCTAATGTCAACACAATGATTGTTGAAAATGCAGATCACTATGGATTAAGTCAGCTTTATCAATTACGTGGTCGAATTGGACGAAGTGCTCGTTTAGCTTATGCCTATTTCTTGTATCAGCCTAATAAGGTTTTAACGGAAATTGGTGAAAAAAGACTAAGTGCTATTCGCGATTTTACTGAATTGGGATCTGGCTTTAAGATTGCAATGCGGGACTTGTCAATTAGAGGAGCCGGCAACATGCTAGGAAAACAGCAACACGGCTTTATTGATAGCGTTGGTTATGATCTATATGCTCAAATGCTAGATGATGCAATTAAGAAACGTAAAGGCAAGAAAGTTGCTGTTAAATCTAATGCAGAAGTGCAATTTAATTTGGAAGCATATATTCCCGATGATTATATTGCTGATCAGGAACAGAAGATTGAATTTTATAAAAAAATTAAAGGGATTAATGATCAAAAAGAAGCAGAAAGTATTGCTGATGAATTAATTGATCGTTTTGGAGATTATCCATTAGCGGTGGAAAATCTGTTAAATGTGTCAAAAGTTAAAGCAGATGCTGATTTAGCTCAAGTTGTAGCAATTAATCAGAAGTCAGATGATAAATTACAGGTTATTTTCAATAATCGTGCTAGTGAAGAATTAGAAGGGCCAAATATTTTTAAGGCATTAGAACATGTGTCGTTAAGAGCTAGGATTAATATGGATCCACAAAAGAGAATGAATGTCATGCTTGAACTTAAAAAAAAGATGAGCACTAGACAATTATTTAATGAATTACATGTATTTTTGGCAGCGGCGAGCGATATTGTTCAAAGATAG